The following nucleotide sequence is from Stigmatopora argus isolate UIUO_Sarg chromosome 18, RoL_Sarg_1.0, whole genome shotgun sequence.
TGCGGAGCTTGGCCGCCTTCTCCGTCCAAGCCGAGGCCCTGAACGAGACCAAATCTGTTATTGTTCTGGACCGGGAATATGTGGGTTATAATGAATGGGTGCTACTCAATACCGCCGGCCTTCCAGTTTGCAGACATGCTGCAGGTAGGGTGTCCAGTCCAGACCACAGCTCTTCTCATTCTGTAGCCAACGTCTCAGCTCGGTACGGTTGACCTCCAAGAAGTCCGTCAGGAGGACCTGGTTGAACACCTCACAAGCGCTCAGAACTTGGTAGAGAGTGGGTCCCGAGCCGATGTCCACTAGCAGTTTGCCACTGACGTCCCCTACACGCAGGATTACAAGTGTGTCATTCGGTGAAACCATGATGTGATATATCGGTTtttggtagaaaaaaatatgatcttATTTATGCTGTGTCATATCTTAAGGTTGATTTATATCTTGTTGAGTCTTTTTGGCTGACTGGTCTGATGCTTGTGGCAAAACCTTTGGACATTGTGGGTAATctgatttgtgtatttttttgtttatcatgGGACATATAACGGGGTGCCTTAAACCTGCAGCCTcctcttcttaaaaaaaaacacaaacaaacaatggaTCTATGTATTTTCTATCATCAATGTTCACCCATAACAGACGccattttatttgttatattGTTTTCCTGTGCTATCAAACGATCAAAAATACTCTTTCTCAGTTACTTTGTATCCATGGGTTGCTAGATAGTAACTTTTATTTCTCAGAACAGAGAACAATGTATTCTGTCTCCAAACTTCTTACCTTCGTTGAAGGCTCTATGCAGGCATGCCAGTTTCCATGGCACGATGCTGTCCTTCCTGTCAAAATCAGCCCGCGGTGGCGTGTAGTTGTACTGCAGATATGCCACTGGATCAAATCCCTGGTAGCAGGCAGCCATGGCTTCCACGCCGTTGTCTTTCGCCGATGGTTCCATTCTTCCCTCGTGGATAAACGTCGCTTTTGCTTCTCGGCTACGATGACCACTGCGTTCCTCTTTGGAGCCTTTCTTAAATAGTCATACTTGCGTGGGTGTACCTGGGTCACGATATGCATGTTTGCTTTGGGCGTTCATTGAGTTTTAGGGGCGATAGTGTTGAATCCTGTTTGTTTGTACTTTCTTCCTTTGCCCTCTAGCACTGATGCCATCAGATTAGAGGCTTTCAGCAGCGCTAATGGACGTATCATTGTTTCCAGGTCTTGCAACCACCTCGCAGCAGGCCTGTATCTTCACCATCAGACCAGCTTTGGCTGTCCTTAAACAGGTCCTCCTtggttaactctttggctgcctgGAAAATTAGAActgtcacatacctgtcaatttatacgttttcccgtatTGTATACGTTTTTGatgatttcaaattgtgtacgccatataacaacttttgtaggggatttttttaaatacgttttttttgtaaaaccgatctcgttttacccatttcggctctaatccagatcgtctcagtcactggtagcagacgaaaacgtcatcgttgactgctaatattgtcaagcTTTACGTATCATATGCGCATGAGCGTCAgtcacgtccgccttttcacgatattaatatagcgcgtcagcaagcaatgttcccagacagtcaagatgtcagtgtcatacagcgacatctacagaatcttgaatttagcaTACTGATTGGGAACcgcgtccactttggagaaaattctaGATTTTTAAGTGcgtcctatgtgagtaaatatgtgcagcgttgcatttgtatgttttttatcGCTTAGGGGAATTATTAATAAAGGGTGCAATTGGccgaagttgacaggtatgcagtccTGACAGGGCTACATATAAAAATGCATCCCAAAATTTTTGGGAAGTTAGCGCTATGCTCCTTACactagaaatgaaaaataaggtTTAGAGTCCGTTAGTTGCTGCCATCTCTCGCCATCTTGAAGAAATAATCACCCTCCACAAAACAGCTGTTGTAAGATAAACAAAAGATGAGTGAGGACAAATATTTTACTGGACTTTTTTTGGGCTCTTaaactacaaaataaaaataattagagTAATAAATATCTGAATTATCTCAGAAACTCTATACTTGGATGAAAATGCTTTTGATAACATcagaaaattaaacaaaagaagaaaacagaACCAGAAATGCGATTTTTGGTAAGCATGAATCCTCCCTGCATTTGTATTTTCTCCACTTTGGGGTCTTCAACATGACAGAAGGAAGTACCACCTCCCCAAATatacttcaaaatattctgcaaACAACACAACGATTCGACACCTGTGTTGTTTGTCTAACTTGTTCAGTGTCAAAGCTGTCCAATATGATTCTCTTTTGGTAGGTCAAATCCTATTTATTGCGCGGATAAAGGCTCATGTTAGACTTTGAACAGCAAAAGCAACACAGGCCAGCTGACAAAACACAGTTTAATCCGCTGATTCGATTAATTTACCACCTATTCCCAGTGTGAGCAGCAGCTGAGCTGCTGTGGAAAATTGCCACGTTGTCATCAAACTGCTCTCCCCGGGGGTCCTCTGACACTTCGCTCATTGCTGGCAGATGGACACACACGCAGTCTTGCAGTCTCAGAGTTTTCAAATGTGGAATTTTGCCATACCATAGTGATGAAATTGGGCTATTTGATCGTTTCCCCGGGAACACTTTTGGCAATTTAGGCCCATTTGGTGATAAAATGAGTAAGAAGATTGTCAAATGAAAGCAACCAGGACGATTAAGTGACTTTTAGTACTTTGAGGTTTATTAAAAAGCCTATATTTGGGGAGCGCACACGCTTTGCTCCACTGATGGCAAACGGTTCAACCGAGGAACCTTGGCAATGTCATCTTCATGGTGGTCTTTGTTTCTAACACGAAACTCTTTGGGCTGATGTCAAACTCTTCCTGGATGTGGAGTGGAGTTTGAGGCTCAAACTTTCTGCTGGCTCCTTCTGTGGACTTTGGCGACTGCTTCTGACTGATGGCCCCTGAGAGGAAGCGCTGCAGGAGTCGCCTGGCTTCACAGTGTTTCTCTGAGTGGTCCACCTGGGTCACTGCTGCCCTGAAAGCAGACCCCAAAAAACCTGTTCCTCCTTCAAATCATAACAAAACCCAAAAGTAAGATCCCAAACTGAATCTAATCCTACACATTGACCGTAAATTGAATTGCCTAAATAAATCCCACCCCAAAACAAACTCTGATTCAAACTCAAAACCACTTTTAAAAGGATCAACCTTAAATTTACCTACTAAACCAAAACCATGACACTTAATCTGAAACCTAAATGATTTGGAAACATgacaaagtccaaataatactCAGATTTTAACCTCTAAACTTTTCCAGCCCTAACCCTCAATCATAGAAGTTAATCCAACTTTAAATCAAAATCTAACCTAACCCCCCCAAAGAAAGAACTGATCACGAACCTTTGCACCCGAGACAAATCAAGGCTCTTCCAGTGAGCCGAGTAGCTCTGTCCTTTCTGCCAGTCCTCCTCCATCACACTACAGTCCAGTGCTCTTGTAACACTGCTCATCTTCAGAGTCAGAATCctcaaagtggaaaactgaaagaCTGGATTTTTCTACTGTTTCCACAGAGGGAGCTTGTCAGAATGTGGTACAAGTGTTGGGGTAGGGCTGGTGGAAGATCGGATTAGCGCGGTGTTTACATAGTTGTCCGTCTGCAGTTATTTTGGTTACATGCCGATCTGAAACACAAAAGCACGATGAGGTTTACACTCGGTATGACTCGGGTCCAGTATGACTCAAACGGAGTGAGCACCTCTAATAGTACTTTCTACTAAGCCTCACAATTGTAGTAAAAGTATTAAGCATATATAATGAGTTTATTTGTATGGCATCCGGAGTACTAAGATAAGTAATCCAGATATAGTTATTTGGGAATTTGACGTATATCGGTATTGGCCTTTTTAAATTGTGGGTTTTTTGATGGTTTGTGCGCTTTTcgcctattgtgtccctcatggtttCCCTTCCTTGGTGTCACCAGATGTGTGTAGTCTGTAATCAACcactgtctgtctatttaaaccctttaTGTTTGTCAGTTTTTGTCGGCGTCTGCTTTGTTTGCATCATGCCAAGTTGCCATgccatgttcctcgtttccccatgtcttcccaTCAGGTtcggttttgttatttgattctaagtccttgttattttctcgATACCCTTGCCACGTTTTATTCAACGTTTTGTTAGGGCACTCCTTGTCCTTACTCGTTTCTCTGCATTCGGGTCCTACTCATTTGGGTTCTACATTCCACGCGTGACGCCGCACGAATTGTAACAGGCTGctatgaagaaatcaatttaaacaAGTTCAATTGTACATTGCTGGTTATGCAACATAGATCAACgtcatgaccggacgtttggtcgccggacgtttggtcgcccgggtgaatataattttaagagctggtttcaacagtagatatttagatattaaactctctctctctcatgaatataattttgagagctggtttcaacagtaaactctctgtcatgttgtcaaacgtccagcgaccaaacgtccgggcgaccaaacgtccgggcgaccaaacgtccggcgaccaaa
It contains:
- the pnmt gene encoding phenylethanolamine N-methyltransferase; this encodes MEPSAKDNGVEAMAACYQGFDPVAYLQYNYTPPRADFDRKDSIVPWKLACLHRAFNEGDVSGKLLVDIGSGPTLYQVLSACEVFNQVLLTDFLEVNRTELRRWLQNEKSCGLDWTPYLQHVCKLEGRRASAWTEKAAKLRKAIIDILPVDVHRPQPLDPKALPPAGADCLVSCFCLESVSPDLAAFTRALGHIQKLLRPGGHLLLIGALGESFYFGGPGVRIPVVPLGEAEVCASLKESGYTLIRLEVYTLPQDMRVGVDDVSGVFFAKARKD
- the LOC144092918 gene encoding uncharacterized protein LOC144092918, which codes for MSSVTRALDCSVMEEDWQKGQSYSAHWKSLDLSRVQRAAVTQVDHSEKHCEARRLLQRFLSGAISQKQSPKSTEGASRKFEPQTPLHIQEEFDISPKSFVLETKTTMKMTLPRFLG